Proteins encoded by one window of Mariniplasma anaerobium:
- a CDS encoding 1-phosphofructokinase family hexose kinase, with amino-acid sequence MFITITLNPAIDTMIFVDKLDNQKHANVIKKQKVAGGKGINISKVLKQLNEKTFATGFLGGTNGKFISKELSKLHIDHQFINIEGNTRENIKIFDQFSNESFDINDQGPSCDMNHFNELIILLKSLIKPKDVVIISGSAPIDFDADIYKILIKEIKHLADKIILDTSKAWFKEGLTATPDLIKPNLEELKEYANQQLDDEPTIIKEALKICDTGVSEVLVSLGKIGSLYVSKKHIYKISVPDIKVYHTVGAGDALLAGFVSNVKKHDLEFALKRATAISLAYIAHRDDIEVLHNLITIQDMKA; translated from the coding sequence ATGTTTATAACGATTACACTTAATCCTGCAATTGATACAATGATTTTTGTAGATAAACTCGATAATCAAAAACACGCTAATGTTATTAAAAAACAAAAAGTTGCTGGTGGTAAGGGTATTAATATATCTAAAGTCTTAAAACAATTAAATGAAAAGACATTTGCTACTGGATTTTTAGGTGGGACAAACGGAAAATTTATTTCAAAAGAATTATCAAAATTGCATATAGATCATCAATTTATTAATATTGAAGGTAATACAAGAGAAAATATAAAAATATTTGATCAATTTTCAAATGAATCATTTGATATCAATGATCAAGGACCATCTTGTGACATGAATCATTTTAACGAACTTATCATTTTGTTAAAATCATTGATTAAGCCAAAGGATGTTGTTATTATATCAGGAAGTGCACCTATTGATTTTGATGCCGACATTTATAAAATTTTAATTAAAGAAATTAAACATTTAGCAGATAAAATTATTCTAGATACTTCAAAAGCATGGTTTAAAGAAGGATTGACAGCCACACCGGATTTAATTAAACCAAATTTAGAAGAATTAAAAGAGTACGCGAACCAACAATTGGACGATGAACCGACTATTATCAAAGAGGCATTAAAGATATGTGATACAGGTGTCTCAGAAGTTCTAGTTAGTTTAGGTAAAATAGGAAGTTTATATGTTTCAAAAAAACATATTTATAAAATATCTGTTCCTGATATAAAAGTTTATCATACAGTAGGTGCAGGAGATGCACTTTTAGCTGGGTTTGTTTCAAATGTAAAAAAACATGATTTAGAATTTGCTTTAAAAAGAGCAACAGCCATTTCTTTAGCGTATATAGCACATAGAGATGATATCGAAGTTTTACACAATTTAATTACAATACAAGATATGAAAGCATAG
- a CDS encoding amino acid ABC transporter permease, with protein sequence MIDYLLETIKYLSTGASVSLRIFFVTLALSFPISIILSMSYRLNPFFRRLTSLYTWLFRGTPLMLQLFFFMFGLPAFGIMIDRMMVAYIAFVLNYAAYFTEIMRAGIESLPKDQEESAQMMGASRLKTYRYVIMPQAIRKEMPTITNEVITLIKDTSLVTVIAISDLMRNVKEIVSRDFTISPFFLAAVFYLLMSFLIIKIFKKLEQKFDFMDNTVS encoded by the coding sequence ATGATTGATTATCTTTTAGAAACGATAAAGTACTTATCAACTGGAGCAAGCGTGTCACTAAGAATCTTCTTTGTGACACTTGCTCTTTCGTTTCCAATTAGTATTATATTATCAATGAGTTATCGATTAAACCCATTTTTTAGAAGATTAACATCATTATATACATGGCTATTTAGAGGGACTCCTTTAATGCTACAATTATTTTTCTTTATGTTTGGCTTGCCGGCTTTTGGTATTATGATTGATCGTATGATGGTCGCTTATATTGCTTTTGTACTTAATTATGCAGCATACTTTACAGAAATCATGAGAGCGGGTATTGAATCTCTTCCAAAAGATCAAGAAGAGAGTGCACAAATGATGGGAGCGTCTAGATTAAAAACATATAGATATGTTATTATGCCACAAGCTATAAGAAAAGAGATGCCAACAATTACCAATGAAGTCATCACGCTTATTAAAGATACATCGTTAGTGACCGTGATTGCAATATCTGATTTAATGAGAAATGTTAAAGAGATTGTATCTAGAGATTTTACGATTTCTCCATTTTTCTTAGCTGCAGTATTTTATTTATTAATGAGTTTTCTCATTATAAAAATATTTAAAAAACTTGAGCAAAAATTTGATTTTATGGATAATACAGTATCATAG
- a CDS encoding amino acid ABC transporter substrate-binding protein, with the protein MKKILLLMVAVLGVVTLASCGEEVIQTWEGIEDRGYLVVGLDDTFAPMGFRDDQGELTGFDVDLANEVGHRLNIEVRFQPIDWDAKVLELNSGTIDMIWNGLTITDSRLEEMVFSNPYLENTQMVMILKDEAITSIADLAGLKVGVQISSASEDAVIANAIYADLGELVKFDTFNSALLELQNQTVDAVVIDEIMGRYIMSLNPGVYDVLEDNFGEETYGIGFRLESSDIRDEINQALADMIADGKASEISVKWFDEDIFLR; encoded by the coding sequence ATGAAAAAAATATTATTATTAATGGTTGCTGTTTTAGGGGTTGTGACACTTGCTTCATGTGGTGAAGAAGTGATTCAAACATGGGAAGGTATTGAAGATCGTGGTTATTTAGTTGTTGGTCTTGACGATACATTTGCTCCAATGGGTTTCAGAGATGATCAAGGAGAACTTACTGGATTTGATGTGGATCTTGCAAATGAAGTTGGACATAGATTAAATATCGAAGTTAGATTTCAACCTATTGATTGGGATGCAAAAGTTTTAGAATTAAATTCTGGAACTATTGATATGATTTGGAATGGATTAACTATTACAGATTCAAGATTAGAAGAAATGGTCTTTAGTAATCCATATTTAGAAAATACGCAAATGGTTATGATTCTTAAAGATGAAGCAATCACAAGCATTGCAGATTTAGCTGGGCTTAAAGTAGGCGTACAAATATCTAGTGCATCTGAAGATGCTGTAATTGCAAATGCTATTTATGCTGATTTAGGTGAACTTGTTAAATTTGATACATTCAACAGTGCTTTGCTTGAACTACAAAATCAAACTGTAGATGCTGTAGTTATTGATGAAATTATGGGTAGATATATTATGTCTTTAAACCCAGGTGTATATGATGTATTAGAAGATAACTTTGGAGAAGAAACATATGGTATTGGTTTTAGATTAGAATCAAGTGATATTAGAGATGAAATTAATCAAGCTTTAGCTGATATGATTGCAGATGGTAAAGCATCAGAAATATCTGTTAAATGGTTTGATGAAGATATTTTCCTAAGATGA
- a CDS encoding YerC/YecD family TrpR-related protein: MPYRSKFATKDIEKLFETIIQLDTVGECYRFFEDVCTINEVQDMAQRLKVAHMLQEKHSYQDIVNETKASTATISRVAKSLTYGAEGYHLVFKKMEKLKK; encoded by the coding sequence ATGCCATATAGATCTAAATTTGCAACTAAAGATATAGAAAAATTATTTGAAACAATAATTCAATTAGATACAGTTGGAGAGTGCTACCGTTTTTTTGAAGATGTTTGCACAATAAATGAAGTCCAAGACATGGCACAAAGATTGAAAGTAGCACACATGTTACAGGAAAAACACTCTTATCAAGACATTGTTAACGAAACTAAAGCTTCAACAGCAACTATATCAAGGGTTGCGAAATCATTAACTTATGGTGCCGAAGGATATCATTTGGTGTTTAAAAAAATGGAAAAATTAAAAAAATGA
- a CDS encoding Ohr family peroxiredoxin: MKEILSRTATTYGGRNGEIKDTTSGVTYKLAKPKQMGGIGLDGTDPEELFSAGYSSCFASSMEYLLNEDKVDYKDLYVKAETKLLMIPNEGFKFKLVVEARINGVDQKTLDKYIQGAKGFCPYSKAFKGNIDIEFI, translated from the coding sequence ATGAAAGAAATTCTCTCAAGAACAGCCACAACTTATGGTGGTAGAAATGGTGAAATTAAAGACACTACAAGTGGTGTTACATATAAATTAGCAAAACCCAAACAAATGGGAGGCATAGGATTAGATGGAACCGATCCTGAAGAATTATTTTCAGCTGGATATAGTAGTTGTTTTGCAAGTTCTATGGAATACTTGTTGAATGAAGATAAAGTTGATTATAAGGATTTATATGTAAAAGCAGAAACTAAATTATTAATGATTCCTAACGAAGGATTTAAATTTAAACTTGTTGTTGAAGCTAGAATAAATGGTGTTGATCAAAAGACATTAGATAAATATATACAAGGGGCTAAAGGGTTTTGCCCATATTCAAAAGCTTTTAAAGGTAATATAGATATTGAATTTATCTAA
- a CDS encoding helicase C-terminal domain-containing protein has translation MKQYSIGITDLVSFLFSSGDLSSETFQNVSLLEGTKAHQYIQDRYTSDDQYEISISYMYEIDDITFFLNGRIDGLIKDGDQYIMEEIKSTRKKIFDDKFMYQNEHLAQLKFYAYMYLKHNQLDFLDTQIKYVQISDYQTRLFKFSLYLSDLEVFVKQAIDDYIEWINILQAHQRAKLESIKNTTFPFPEYRRGQKQMMAAIYQTIKDQEILYAIAPTGIGKTMASLFSSIKALDSERQKIFYATAKTQGKRIAIDSIKLLEEKGLHIKVLEITAKDSTCFLEKRNCDPEVCPFAKGFFDRLKDATIDIFSNESILDRQTVEKYARKHEICPFEYSLYVSYFVDIIICDYNYIFDPRVHLVRYFDEQNYNPLLLIDEAHNMISRSRDMYSAIITKSDLIKLRRLSNKIKPSIKSSIKKVLDSMKNYEERLAYAYFLSDKDIDPFIFDAIKNMLSKIENTLKENPKHANKTQILDIYFQFLAFVKIYDFYNDSYVTNIYKDSNEDLLIELRCLDASEFILDTLENKAYGSTFFSATLHPINYYKKLLSQDVGETLKIKSPFPTENLNLMLYHNLSTRYKDRENSLDEVIKTIKEVVAAKKGNYIAFFPSYQYLNQVYDQLNQTDIEIIVQERHMDQNQRDETIHLFKSINENSKLGLFVMGGMFSEGIDYIGDMLSGVIIVGVGIPMINELNNQLKDYYEKQFNKGFDYAYQYPGMNKVIQAVGRVIRTQTDRGVAILIDDRFDTVYYKKLFPIEWKGYQRISSQKTLKKALSIFWEKKKTDQ, from the coding sequence TTGAAACAATATTCAATCGGAATTACAGATCTCGTTTCTTTTTTATTTAGTAGCGGTGATTTATCAAGTGAAACCTTCCAAAATGTCAGTCTGCTTGAAGGCACTAAAGCACATCAATATATACAAGATAGATACACTTCTGATGATCAATATGAAATATCCATTTCATATATGTATGAAATAGATGATATCACATTCTTTTTAAATGGTCGTATCGATGGTTTAATAAAAGATGGCGATCAATATATCATGGAGGAAATCAAGTCTACAAGAAAGAAAATATTTGATGACAAATTTATGTATCAAAACGAACATCTAGCTCAACTAAAGTTTTATGCTTATATGTATCTTAAACATAATCAACTAGATTTTCTAGATACTCAAATAAAATACGTGCAAATAAGTGATTATCAAACAAGATTATTTAAGTTTTCTTTATATCTTTCCGATTTAGAGGTATTTGTAAAACAAGCGATAGATGACTACATCGAATGGATCAACATTCTCCAAGCTCATCAAAGAGCAAAATTAGAATCAATAAAAAATACAACATTTCCTTTTCCAGAGTATAGACGTGGTCAAAAACAAATGATGGCTGCAATCTATCAAACCATTAAAGATCAAGAAATTTTATATGCGATTGCTCCTACAGGTATTGGAAAAACAATGGCTTCATTGTTCTCTTCCATTAAAGCTCTAGATTCAGAAAGACAAAAAATCTTTTATGCAACTGCTAAAACACAGGGTAAGAGAATAGCTATTGATTCTATAAAATTACTAGAAGAAAAAGGATTACATATCAAAGTTCTAGAAATCACAGCTAAGGATTCAACTTGTTTCTTAGAAAAAAGAAATTGTGATCCTGAGGTTTGCCCTTTTGCGAAAGGTTTTTTTGATAGACTCAAAGATGCGACGATAGACATCTTCTCAAATGAATCCATACTAGATAGACAAACTGTGGAAAAGTATGCTAGAAAGCATGAAATATGCCCATTTGAGTATAGTTTATATGTTTCTTACTTTGTAGATATCATTATTTGTGATTATAACTACATCTTTGATCCAAGAGTTCATTTAGTTAGATATTTTGATGAACAAAATTATAATCCACTTCTTTTAATAGATGAAGCACATAATATGATTTCAAGATCTAGAGATATGTATAGTGCTATCATTACGAAATCAGACCTTATTAAACTTAGAAGGCTTTCCAATAAGATAAAACCTTCAATAAAAAGTTCTATAAAAAAAGTTTTAGATTCAATGAAAAATTATGAAGAAAGATTGGCGTATGCTTATTTCTTATCAGATAAAGATATAGATCCATTTATTTTTGATGCTATTAAAAATATGCTTTCAAAAATAGAAAATACATTAAAAGAAAATCCTAAACACGCGAATAAAACGCAAATTTTAGATATTTATTTTCAATTTCTCGCATTTGTTAAAATCTACGATTTTTATAATGATTCTTATGTCACAAACATATACAAAGATTCAAATGAAGATCTTTTAATTGAATTAAGATGTTTAGATGCATCTGAATTTATATTAGATACCTTAGAAAATAAAGCCTATGGTTCAACATTCTTTAGCGCAACTCTCCATCCAATTAATTATTATAAAAAACTCTTAAGCCAAGATGTTGGAGAAACTTTAAAAATTAAATCTCCGTTTCCAACAGAAAACTTAAATCTTATGCTTTATCATAATCTATCTACACGTTATAAAGATAGAGAAAATTCTTTAGATGAAGTTATTAAAACGATTAAAGAAGTTGTTGCTGCAAAGAAAGGAAATTATATTGCTTTTTTTCCATCTTATCAATATCTTAATCAAGTTTACGACCAACTTAATCAAACAGATATAGAAATCATTGTACAAGAAAGACATATGGATCAAAATCAAAGAGATGAGACAATCCATTTATTCAAATCTATTAACGAAAACTCTAAACTTGGACTCTTTGTTATGGGAGGTATGTTTTCTGAAGGTATAGATTACATCGGAGATATGTTATCTGGTGTCATTATTGTTGGTGTAGGCATCCCAATGATTAACGAATTGAATAATCAACTTAAAGACTACTATGAGAAACAATTTAATAAAGGTTTTGATTATGCTTATCAATACCCTGGTATGAACAAAGTCATACAAGCTGTTGGTAGAGTCATTCGAACACAAACCGATCGTGGTGTTGCAATACTTATAGATGATCGCTTTGATACAGTTTATTACAAGAAACTATTTCCAATAGAATGGAAAGGATATCAACGCATTAGTTCACAAAAGACATTAAAAAAGGCTTTAAGTATTTTTTGGGAAAAGAAAAAGACTGATCAGTAG
- a CDS encoding TspO/MBR family protein — MLSIVILKVLVGALFVGMLIVNYLANKLPLNHRTTGAISSDYPSLFTPAGITFSIWGVIYLFLGLYVFQTLFTNQLEIANTFQESLMYVFLISSLLNILWLFMWHYDYIFLSTIAMVLLLATLIYGYLLIPNSYNIIKTPFSLYTAWISVALIANITILLVKHEFKGFGIKPEVILIAILFVATIIGGTTILYIKDLVFGFVFLWAFFGILIKHIVEHQKKYTSVIYSLYGFMFVIAAILVFQLIQNSFQLYGI; from the coding sequence ATGTTAAGTATTGTAATTTTAAAAGTTTTAGTTGGTGCATTATTTGTAGGCATGCTAATTGTTAACTATCTTGCTAATAAGCTTCCGCTTAATCACAGAACCACAGGTGCTATATCAAGTGACTATCCATCACTATTTACACCAGCGGGAATTACTTTTTCGATTTGGGGAGTTATCTATTTATTTTTAGGACTTTATGTTTTTCAAACACTATTTACAAATCAATTAGAAATTGCAAATACATTTCAAGAATCGTTAATGTATGTGTTCTTGATCTCAAGTCTTTTAAATATCTTATGGTTATTTATGTGGCATTATGATTACATATTTTTATCTACAATCGCCATGGTCTTATTATTGGCTACTTTAATTTATGGATATTTACTCATACCTAATAGTTATAATATTATAAAAACACCATTTAGCCTTTATACGGCTTGGATTTCTGTAGCCTTAATTGCAAATATTACTATTTTATTAGTTAAACATGAGTTTAAGGGTTTTGGTATTAAACCAGAAGTTATCTTAATTGCTATTTTATTTGTTGCAACCATCATAGGCGGAACTACAATCCTATATATAAAAGATCTTGTTTTTGGATTTGTTTTCTTATGGGCATTCTTTGGGATTTTAATAAAACATATTGTTGAGCATCAAAAAAAATATACTTCAGTTATTTATTCATTGTATGGGTTTATGTTTGTTATAGCTGCTATCTTAGTTTTCCAATTGATTCAAAATAGTTTTCAATTGTATGGGATTTAA
- a CDS encoding protein-export chaperone SecB, translated as MEQKQNIQIRLLGYTVDKISFIANKSFDFKANPKIKMTPKFDREITKIDEQTFIMSLSISFDHPENNIPFFMDVQVSGKFIFTDWETDKFYRIAKSHATSVLYPYVRALVTTVTANANVPPYILPIMNSNILFKDKATR; from the coding sequence ATGGAACAAAAACAAAATATACAAATTAGATTACTAGGATATACTGTTGATAAAATCTCTTTTATTGCAAATAAGAGTTTTGATTTTAAAGCAAATCCAAAAATTAAGATGACACCTAAGTTTGATAGAGAAATCACAAAAATAGATGAACAAACTTTTATCATGTCTTTATCGATTTCTTTTGATCATCCAGAAAACAACATACCGTTTTTTATGGATGTGCAAGTGTCCGGTAAATTTATTTTTACAGATTGGGAAACAGATAAATTTTATAGGATTGCAAAAAGCCATGCAACATCCGTCTTATATCCATATGTAAGAGCTTTGGTAACAACAGTTACTGCAAATGCTAATGTACCTCCATATATATTGCCTATTATGAATAGCAATATACTATTTAAAGATAAAGCGACTAGATAA
- a CDS encoding alpha/beta hydrolase: MDKVKKHIVLIEYVFLSLWMISLIYLGYQIHLSYIGYNESFSAPLYLVFILDTFVYVIISFIVCVIWLVTRSIRKKQGIQIVNSRLVHQFKVHKIRSILIVFTLFTLLSILVIVLIQPIILYHPNHSAFAYQELIELDVYETYEISDGNLTYQGFGFVDRDKVQPTIIYFGGNGESSAQTFYQYHQQDFFSHIQGYNFIIIDYPGYGLSEGKTSDSSITKMAETVYDYMSSLSYVNESEIYVYGYSIGTGVSTYIASIKDIKGLILIAPYSSITDLFNSRLPIFKGLGQKLITEEFTSYLYAQDCQVKPLIIVSRSDQTIPIELSLKLADAFLIEPSLFILEQEAHNEFLDNSNVIDQIVNYLND; encoded by the coding sequence ATGGATAAAGTTAAAAAGCATATTGTTTTAATTGAATATGTATTTCTAAGTTTATGGATGATTAGTTTAATTTATCTAGGATATCAAATACACCTTAGTTATATTGGGTATAATGAGTCATTTAGTGCACCGTTGTACTTAGTATTTATTTTAGATACATTTGTTTATGTAATCATCTCTTTTATTGTGTGTGTGATATGGTTAGTTACTAGAAGCATAAGAAAGAAACAAGGCATTCAAATAGTTAATAGTAGATTAGTTCATCAATTTAAAGTTCATAAGATAAGATCTATCTTAATTGTATTTACATTGTTTACTTTATTAAGTATACTTGTTATTGTTTTAATTCAACCTATTATTTTATATCATCCAAATCACAGTGCATTTGCATACCAAGAACTTATAGAATTAGATGTATATGAAACGTATGAGATTTCTGATGGAAATCTCACATATCAAGGTTTTGGATTTGTTGATCGAGATAAGGTCCAACCTACCATCATTTACTTTGGTGGGAACGGAGAATCATCAGCACAAACTTTTTATCAATATCATCAACAAGATTTTTTCAGTCATATCCAAGGATATAATTTTATAATAATTGATTATCCGGGTTACGGCTTAAGTGAAGGAAAAACTAGTGATAGTTCAATTACTAAAATGGCTGAGACTGTTTATGATTACATGTCTTCTTTATCCTATGTAAATGAGTCAGAAATATATGTATATGGATATTCTATTGGTACAGGCGTATCAACATATATAGCGTCTATTAAAGATATTAAAGGACTTATATTGATTGCACCATATTCAAGTATTACGGATTTATTTAATTCTAGATTACCAATATTTAAAGGGTTAGGTCAAAAGTTAATTACAGAAGAATTTACTTCTTATCTTTATGCTCAAGATTGCCAAGTAAAACCTTTAATTATTGTATCAAGAAGTGATCAGACCATTCCAATTGAATTATCTTTAAAGCTTGCTGATGCATTCTTAATAGAACCAAGCTTGTTTATTTTAGAACAAGAAGCACATAATGAATTTTTAGATAATAGTAATGTTATTGATCAAATTGTTAATTATTTAAATGATTGA
- a CDS encoding enoyl-CoA hydratase/isomerase family protein produces the protein MKNMKEVMIEEINHIGIIKLNRIKALNALSLSMINDIKKALLAWENDPEIYMIYMSSLSETAFCAGGDVKKLYQHTITDDLDYVSTYLSNQYAMDYIIHTYSKPIITYVNGYIFGGGVGLAMGAKFFITSEHTKYGMPETQIGFFPDVGASYFLNKLPNQIGRYIGLLGQTLDYKDLIYLGIADYHILASNWHSIVDILYKKKWIKDDISNQLDHIFRTYNEIDEHKSDIEKHETHIDHIFSHDTIREILDHITLSDGYAKDISQKMLKLSPTALNITLELLKKGEGKDLLLCLKMEHDLSLSVVQTHDFKEGVRSLLVDKDKAFNWNPSSYKKIKIKDIKEIFKTLKEVKSHPIDKILEARNG, from the coding sequence ATGAAAAATATGAAAGAAGTAATGATTGAAGAAATTAACCATATTGGCATTATAAAACTGAACCGAATTAAAGCATTAAATGCTCTATCTTTATCTATGATCAATGATATAAAGAAAGCTTTATTAGCTTGGGAAAATGATCCTGAGATATATATGATATATATGTCATCTTTAAGTGAAACAGCATTTTGTGCTGGTGGAGATGTTAAAAAATTATATCAACATACAATTACTGATGATTTGGATTATGTATCAACTTACCTATCTAATCAATATGCAATGGATTATATCATCCATACATATTCTAAACCTATCATTACTTATGTAAATGGGTATATTTTTGGTGGTGGTGTTGGATTAGCTATGGGAGCTAAATTTTTCATTACTTCAGAACATACAAAATACGGAATGCCTGAAACGCAAATAGGATTTTTTCCAGATGTTGGAGCATCATATTTTCTAAATAAACTTCCAAATCAGATAGGTAGATATATTGGTTTATTAGGGCAGACGCTTGATTATAAAGATTTAATATATTTAGGTATTGCTGATTATCATATCTTAGCATCAAATTGGCATAGCATCGTGGATATTCTATATAAAAAGAAGTGGATAAAAGATGATATATCAAATCAACTTGATCATATATTTAGAACTTATAATGAGATTGATGAACATAAATCTGATATTGAGAAGCACGAAACACATATAGATCATATATTTTCTCATGATACCATTAGAGAAATTTTAGATCATATCACCTTAAGTGATGGATATGCTAAAGACATTAGCCAAAAAATGTTAAAACTATCTCCAACCGCATTAAACATCACCTTAGAGCTGTTAAAAAAGGGTGAAGGTAAAGATTTGCTTCTATGCTTAAAAATGGAACACGACTTAAGCTTATCAGTTGTACAAACTCATGATTTCAAAGAAGGTGTTAGATCACTTTTAGTTGATAAAGATAAAGCATTTAATTGGAATCCTAGTTCATATAAAAAAATTAAAATTAAAGATATCAAAGAAATATTTAAAACACTTAAAGAAGTGAAATCTCATCCAATTGATAAAATACTTGAGGCAAGAAATGGATAA
- a CDS encoding diguanylate cyclase domain-containing protein, whose translation MKIIKKHSTLVTFIAILILFIVLSSMFTFKNTRLLLSDAQSINENWTYVETGIVFDLPHDFDLDKNEVQNISITLPNDFNKQQNILIRGSLQDVIVSLDGNVIYTYDLRSENKSIPYASLWHVVEIPENSQGLELMITLHSPFESMSGLTNEVFYGSVNDLNVYVLQNFGGRLLIGLIALFMGVLFSLLSLFVDKIKNNDVVYIGLFGIAVSFWMIVESRTTQFFIDSQYIHGATAYIMLAIMPIPMGAYVKRHVLKGYNKLYFFITLYFIIQFMAIILLQALGWVAFFESVVVTQISIAITILMTIILLVIEIKRYPERKAAKRFLFYFGVLAAIILLEIIAFSSKHFDIISIYVQWIALLFIIMLLVRYIFVLNANMKFRLRNEVLEELVYIDRLTTGKNRHAFEKDLDHLFSIDNMRNKLRIFYFDFDDLKRINDEFGHLEGDQLLKDGYLIINTIFGKHGTCYRIGGDEFSCILNHPSDELYRKMVKQFTEALKVYNSQRTSSVGISYGTAIYDKKLDLKPSDLIKRADQAMYLAKKNLPSRNQTKK comes from the coding sequence ATGAAAATCATAAAAAAACACAGTACACTTGTTACATTCATAGCAATCCTCATTTTATTTATTGTTTTATCAAGTATGTTTACATTTAAGAATACACGTCTATTATTATCTGATGCACAATCAATAAATGAAAATTGGACATATGTAGAAACTGGAATTGTTTTTGACTTGCCTCATGATTTTGATTTAGATAAAAATGAGGTACAAAACATTTCAATTACATTGCCTAATGATTTTAATAAACAACAAAACATTTTAATTCGAGGTTCTTTACAAGACGTTATTGTTTCTTTGGATGGAAATGTGATCTATACATATGATTTGAGAAGTGAAAACAAAAGTATACCTTATGCGAGTTTATGGCATGTTGTAGAAATTCCAGAAAACTCTCAAGGTTTAGAATTAATGATTACACTACATTCGCCTTTCGAATCTATGAGTGGGTTGACCAACGAAGTTTTTTATGGATCAGTTAATGATTTAAATGTTTATGTTCTACAAAACTTTGGTGGTAGATTGTTAATAGGATTAATAGCACTTTTTATGGGAGTTTTGTTTTCTTTATTGAGTCTATTTGTCGATAAGATAAAAAATAATGATGTGGTTTATATTGGTCTATTTGGTATTGCAGTATCGTTTTGGATGATTGTTGAGTCTAGAACCACACAATTTTTTATAGATAGTCAATATATTCATGGAGCAACCGCGTATATCATGTTAGCGATTATGCCTATTCCTATGGGAGCTTATGTTAAAAGACATGTCTTGAAAGGGTATAATAAACTATATTTTTTTATAACACTTTATTTTATTATTCAATTTATGGCTATTATTTTATTACAAGCTTTAGGATGGGTAGCTTTCTTTGAATCAGTAGTTGTAACTCAGATATCAATAGCAATCACTATATTAATGACTATTATTTTATTAGTCATAGAGATAAAACGCTATCCAGAAAGAAAAGCTGCAAAAAGATTTTTATTTTATTTTGGTGTTTTAGCAGCAATCATTTTACTTGAAATTATAGCTTTTTCAAGTAAGCACTTTGATATAATTTCTATATACGTTCAATGGATTGCATTACTATTCATTATTATGTTACTTGTTAGATATATTTTTGTACTTAATGCAAATATGAAATTTAGACTAAGAAATGAAGTTTTAGAAGAACTTGTTTATATTGATCGATTAACTACTGGAAAAAATAGACACGCTTTTGAAAAAGATTTAGATCATCTATTTAGTATTGATAACATGAGAAATAAATTAAGAATTTTTTATTTTGATTTTGATGATTTGAAAAGAATTAATGATGAATTTGGACATTTAGAAGGAGATCAACTACTTAAAGATGGATACTTAATTATAAATACAATTTTTGGAAAACATGGCACTTGTTATCGTATTGGTGGAGATGAGTTTAGTTGTATTTTGAATCATCCGTCTGATGAATTATATCGTAAAATGGTTAAACAATTTACTGAAGCTTTAAAGGTCTATAATTCTCAAAGAACATCTTCAGTTGGTATATCATATGGGACTGCCATTTATGATAAAAAACTTGATTTAAAACCAAGTGATTTAATTAAAAGAGCTGATCAAGCAATGTATTTAGCAAAAAAGAATTTGCCGTCTAGAAATCAAACCAAAAAATAA
- a CDS encoding DUF362 domain-containing protein: MPRRITDVCIACGACVAECPVDCISEGDIYVIDEDVCIDCGACQEVCPTDAIIEV, translated from the coding sequence ATGCCAAGAAGAATTACAGATGTTTGTATTGCGTGCGGCGCATGTGTAGCAGAATGTCCTGTTGATTGTATCTCAGAAGGCGATATCTACGTTATTGACGAAGATGTTTGCATTGATTGTGGTGCTTGCCAAGAAGTATGTCCAACAGACGCTATTATTGAAGTTTAA